CCGGATGTCTTTTGAGCACTCAACGTAGAAATATCATCAGCATAAATCCCATGGTATATAGCACTCATCAAATTGGAAGCGATGAAATCGTTACCATACCTCCTATTCAGCATGGTTCTGACACTTTCATCCTTGCCAGGTGTAGAACTACTTTTCCTAAACATCTCACCTGCTATCCCAGTAAATAAACCTTTACTTAGGGGACTGGTTGCAAATTTTAAAAAGCTACCAAACGAATTCGGTACTTGAAccaatttatcattagGTCCCAGCAGGAACTTCCTATTAGCTGTAGCGTACTTCTCAACACATCTAATACTATCTGATTTCCCAAGATCGTTCATTGTATCCATAATTACAACAGTCCCATCAGAGACACCTCGTAATGTTCTAGGTCCTCTCTCGAGCATGACCGACGCCCCATTTTGATCAGCAGTGTTCCATGAATTGATCCATCCACCTGTACGTTTCTCTCCTTCAAACAGTGTAATTTTAATATCCGACCTTAAtttggaaagaaaataagTAAACATGAGACCTGATACACCCCCACCTACAACACCAACCTTCGCATTCGGTGGTAATTTACTTAGTGGTGAAAGCATTCTCTCTCCTTGGTATTTTCTTTACTGAAATTTTACTATTTGTAAGTGTTTCccttttctttgattaatGAGACACTATATCTTCTTGAAATGATATAGTAAAAAGTAAAGAAGCCAATTTTCCCTCCTTCAGACAATAGAACGATATGGACTATCTCTCGAGAAAAGGTACTTCTGAAACTAACTCCTAAAGACAATGGATAAAGAAACCCTTAAATAGTCCCATACGTGATCTGTCTGTATGTTTACGGTTcgattaatttttcattttttttactcAGCAAGATTCATATCTCCTAAGAAATCAACGTAGCAACAGCGAAGCAGTCCGTTTACGTAAATCTCCTCGTTTCGTTACATCGTTCCATATTCTTGATATAAGAGGTAGGTGAGTAAAGTTACTTGATTCAACTTGTATAATTTATAGACTACATAGGAGTGCAAACTCGTAGAAAATGGTAGGAAGAATAtgttaatatattttatgttTAGTCTATGTTGTACATGAGTTATCGTTTGACACCTAATGCTCTTTCACGAGATTGTCTTATCGAGCTTAACCTCCAAGAATTTTGATCCTTTGAGAACTTATTATATAACGGAGTGATTTTAGCTTTCTTCCTCGAAACACTTTCGGAATCTACAGGCTTATAATAATGAGGTGCCAATTCAACTAACCAGCTAGGTTCAATACTAGTAACTTGAGACATATATTCCTTCGTCGTTAACACCAAACTATGATATATCACATATTCATACTCTTTACCATATAATGAACTTGATGGATGAATACCGACAACTGTACCTCCAGTTATAGTCTTATAACCTACTTGTGAATCCCTTTTTGCAGCATTCATGAAAAATCCATTAACTAAAGTCCTTCTAATTAAATCTGGATCACCGTGACAACTTACCAAGGGTAATCCTAATTTTCTGAAAATCATTGATATTTGATTCTTAACATCTCTAGCCCGTTTCAAATGTCTAGCTTGTAAGAAATTTTGATTACAAAATTCATCTGAATATCCATTTTGCTCCCATCGATTGTAAACATTCAACAATGTTAAATGATCGCCATATGGATGATGGAATCTTGCCTTCTTATTATCGGCATCTTGTTGCTTCCCCTTTGGTCTTGAAAACACATTTTGTACCGATAGCATTGCTATAATCGTTATAGTTTCATCTGAACAATTGTTCGTGACAGACGAAAGTAAGGCTCTCGATAATGTCGGGTCCATAGGAAATTGAGACATCCTCATACCAAGCTTGGTTAAAAGCCCTTCATTATTCAATGCCTCTAAATTGTATAGTTCATCTAGTGCGTAAgtcatcaaatttttcGGAGGTGGATCCATAAAGtcaaaattcaaaagatCATTGATACCCATCGCTTTTAACATTAGGATTGTATGCGAAAGATTTTGTCTTTGAATTTCTGGGATACTGTTCGGTAGCATTTCATTGTAAAATGCAGTTTCTGTATATAATCTATAACATTTCCCCGGACCTGTTCTCCCTGCTCTACCTTTTCTTTGGTTGGCTTGTGCCTGTGAAATTGGTGACACGATCAATTGTTCCATGGCCGCTCTAGGATTATATGTATTGATTTTAGCGAACCCAGGATCAATAACATAGAAGATTCCATCAATGGTTATAGAAGTTTCAGCAATATTCGTTGCAAAAACAACTTTCCTGCTGCCTTTAGGGGTTGGCTCAAAAATCTTAGATTGAATTTCACTCGGTAATGCTGAGTAGACAGgaagaattaataaatcatcaatggCATCACCTAATGTTTTTACACGTTCATAAAGCATCTCACAACATgcatcaatttcttcttgacCTGTTAAAAAGACTAAAATATCACCGGGCCCGTCGTTTATATGAATATTCATCACTGATTCTAATGCTGCTTCTATGTAGTCCATTTGTGGAGTCTGTGAATAAAGTACTTCAACAGGGAAAGTCTTACCGGGAATATTAACAACGGGACAATTATTGAAGTATTCTGAAAATCTTGCGGAATTTAAAGTAGCTGAAGTAACAATAACTCTTAAGTCGGGTCTCTCGATTGCTGCTTTCTTCAAAAGTGCAAATAATACGTCCGTTGCCACAGTTCTTTCATGTGCTTCATCTAGCATAATAACGGAATATTTCGACATTTTAGAATCTAAAAGACATTCTCTTTGTAACATACCGTCCGTCATATACTTTATTTGTGTATTACGCGACGTCCTATCTTCAAATCTAATAGTATAACCAACTTCTTCACCTAATTTACATCCAACCTCTTCTGCAACTCTTTTGGCCACGGATACTGCCGCAACTCTACGTGGTTGTGTACAGCCGATGATTCCATGGTTACTGAAGCCTTCTTCGTTTAGGTATTGAGTTATTTGAGTCGTTTTACCAGACCCAGTTTCACCCACAATGActaaaaattgatttttttgaaCAGCTTCAACAAGTTCAGAA
The Naumovozyma dairenensis CBS 421 chromosome 5, complete genome DNA segment above includes these coding regions:
- the PRP22 gene encoding DEAH-box ATP-dependent RNA helicase PRP22 (similar to Saccharomyces cerevisiae PRP22 (YER013W); ancestral locus Anc_7.163) → MNIILQTKSLEEFRDKLEELESGIGEETIFKIYNLVHPMTGDSKMTTNNNNNPFLIVEKKEVIHNPFTLPDQKVEWNDLTDNKDILPPKSQQLDSSPRLHKIYRGKVRKITTFGCFVEILGVQMKDCDGLVHISELSDHRVKDPYEVVGEGQYVYVKVIKIQRNGRISLSMKHIDQKNGKEMGGGANAIPLGKERGRGHEKSNQNIGLDKSIKRRALTSPERWEIRQLISSGAASIEDYPELQEEDKNKAFDPNATADAEDVREDEQEADEVQVEANTDDTPDFLKGQLEKGNKRYEMPKIVKVPRGSMNRAATYGSNTIKTHREEKLAKKKEIEQEIRKMKVFDDPTSSSERGKEEIDMLRKQLVVTEWERSRMKEQISYGKRTSMPISSQRKSLPVYKMRSELVEAVQKNQFLVIVGETGSGKTTQITQYLNEEGFSNHGIIGCTQPRRVAAVSVAKRVAEEVGCKLGEEVGYTIRFEDRTSRNTQIKYMTDGMLQRECLLDSKMSKYSVIMLDEAHERTVATDVLFALLKKAAIERPDLRVIVTSATLNSARFSEYFNNCPVVNIPGKTFPVEVLYSQTPQMDYIEAALESVMNIHINDGPGDILVFLTGQEEIDACCEMLYERVKTLGDAIDDLLILPVYSALPSEIQSKIFEPTPKGSRKVVFATNIAETSITIDGIFYVIDPGFAKINTYNPRAAMEQLIVSPISQAQANQRKGRAGRTGPGKCYRLYTETAFYNEMLPNSIPEIQRQNLSHTILMLKAMGINDLLNFDFMDPPPKNLMTYALDELYNLEALNNEGLLTKLGMRMSQFPMDPTLSRALLSSVTNNCSDETITIIAMLSVQNVFSRPKGKQQDADNKKARFHHPYGDHLTLLNVYNRWEQNGYSDEFCNQNFLQARHLKRARDVKNQISMIFRKLGLPLVSCHGDPDLIRRTLVNGFFMNAAKRDSQVGYKTITGGTVVGIHPSSSLYGKEYEYVIYHSLVLTTKEYMSQVTSIEPSWLVELAPHYYKPVDSESVSRKKAKITPLYNKFSKDQNSWRLSSIRQSRERALGVKR